From Equus asinus isolate D_3611 breed Donkey chromosome 14, EquAss-T2T_v2, whole genome shotgun sequence, one genomic window encodes:
- the LOC106825160 gene encoding olfactory receptor 2AE1-like, which yields MWQRNQTSLADFILEGLFDDSLAQRFLFILIMVVFLNAVSGNTLTILLICADPRLRTPMYFLLSQLSLMDLMYVSTTIPKMATNYLSGKKSITFVGCATQHFFYLSLGGAECLLLALMSYDRYVAICHPLHYTVLMNRKVGLMMAAISWLGASINSLIHTVILMHFHFCGPQNIRHFYCEFPALVKLVCEDITVYETTVFISSVLLILLPIFMVSISYAFILHSVIQMHSAGSKRNAFATCSSHLTVVSLFFGACIFSYMRPRSKRTPLQDKVASVFYSIITPTLNPLIYTLRNKDVAKVLRRVLGRDIT from the coding sequence ATGTGGCAGAGGAATCAGACCTCTCTGGCAGACTTCATCCTTGAAGGGCTCTTTGATGATTCCCTTGCCCAAcgttttcttttcatcttgatCATGGTGGTCTTCCTGAATGCAGTGAGTGGCAACACCCTCACCATTCTCCTCATCTGTGCTGATCCCCGGCTTCGTacacccatgtacttcctgctcagCCAGCTCTCCCTCATGGATCTGATGTATGTCTCCACAACCATCCCCAAGATGGCTACCAACTACCTATCTGGCAAGAAGTCCATCACCTTTGTGGGCTGTGCCACCCAGCACTTCTTCTATTTGTCTTTGGGTGGTGCTGAGTGTCTTCTCCTAGCTCtcatgtcctatgaccgctatgttgcCATCTGTCATCCACTACATTATACTGTTCTCATGAACAGAAAGGTGGGACTGATGATGGCTGCCATATCATGGTTGGGAGCATCCATAAATTCCCTAATTCACACAGTGATCTTGATGCACTTCCATTTCTGTGGTCCTCAAAATATCCGCCACTTCTACTGTGAGTTTCCAGCTCTTGTGAAGTTGGTATGTGAAGATATCACTGTTTACGAGACCACAGTGTTCATCAGCAGTGTCCTACTTATCCTCCTCCCCATCTTCATGGTTTCTATATCCTATGCCTTCATCCTCCACAGTGTCATTCAGATGCATTCAGCTGGGAGTAAGAGAAATGCCTTTGCCACTTGTAGCTCTCACCTCACTGTGGTTTCCCTGTTTTTTGGTGCCTGCATCTTCTCTTATATGAGGCCCAGGTCCAAGCGCACCCCATTGCAAGACAAAGTTGCATCTGTGTTCTATAGCATCATTACTCCCACACTGAATCCTTTGATTTATACTCTCCGGAATAAGGATGTAGCTAAGGTTCTAAGGAGAGTGTTAGGGAGAGATATCACTTGA